The window AGTGAGTCCTCCTGCTTAGTCATTGCGTATCAGAAACTAAAAAACAAAAGATTCTGCAAACAACGTGACATTTTTTATGACATTTCCCGAATACAGGTATATCAATAAACGGTAGTGATCGTTGAATTAATAAGTCTTACAGAGCTATACGTAGCTTATAAAACCACTCAACGACCATCATCACCTGACTATTTAGCGGGAGTATCGTCTGTATAAATCCATAAATAATAACACCTGTTATTAAAATAAGAATGCTGTCAGCCGTAAACTATTAACAAAACACCTGTCCACTCTATCTGTTCTTTTAACTCAACCGGCGTCGAAAATATTTCCTGATTAGTGCATCATAGTCTTCTTTTTTCTTTCTCAACCATCAAACCAAACACAACATTCACAACCACACAATAAAACAAAACTAAAACATAAGATTAACAATACCAGTCAACAGGAAAACACTGAATATTGAGGTGCGCTGTAACCTGGACAGCGCATACGGCGCATGTGATCAACACAGCCCATTCTTTTCCGCCATCCCCCAAATGCAGAACAAAAAAGCATAACCCAATGAATATAAAAGAAAATATGATTTTTCACCATCATAAAAACATCAATGTATCTTTATATAAAAACACTGATAACATGACATAAACATTTAAAAACATAAACAAATCACAACAAAAACATTTGATAATCACTTAGTGACAAAATAAAATTGAGACGATTTTGTTATAAGAGAGGCGACATGGAGTGAGATAATGAATAACGAACAGATGCTTATCAAATGCAAAGATCCCCGTAAATGTCGGTTTTATGCCGAATATCTGAATCACAAATACCCCAATGAATTCCCTCAGTTTGCGCCTGACAACCCACAAAACTGTATCAGAAATGTTAATGCATTTTTAAAAGAAAAGTATTATAAAGCTTCAAACAATTCTTTTGGTGTTTTTGGTTCGACTGCAGAAGAAGCTCTCAGCAAAGAAATTAATGAACTTGAAATTATTGCAGGGCAGGCAATACTGCCTGAAGAGAGTTTTCTCTGGTTGAAAACTGACGAACTTGCGACTTTCTTTACCTGGACTACTATTTATCTGTCGAAGGAAGACCATACAAATCTCCCGGAAATAAACCATAATTCATCAGGGATAAAAAACGGAATTGAAGTCAGAAAAAGACGAACAGTTACCGATGAAACGTTAAATACTTACAAAAAAAGTAACCTTCCGGATAATCCATCATCCCATAACGAACGAATAAAAGTAATCATTTCATATTTTGATTCCTGCCATTCTTTAATTAATAAAAATGCAAAAAGCATATATCTCGAGGAGCTCAGGCAGGCGTGGCTTAAAAAGAAAAGCGCCTGTCAAAAGTTTAAGTGGCTCCTTCCTGACGATGATGAAATGTGTCAGTGGTTCTGGACAAGACTGAAACAAAAACAGGATGAAACACATCCGGTACATAACCCAGTGACCCGGTGGTTCATACCATCTTCAACGAAAGAATATTATCTTGCCTCTCTCGTCGCCTTTGCTTTATGGAAAGAGGCACCTGATACCATTGAACTGTTCAGAACACGCATAAATCATGCCTGGCATCAAAAAAAACAAAAAGACAAATATCGGAGTGATGGTAAAAAGGCTATTAATATACATATAAGAAGCAATGCAAAAGAAATGCTTGATGAACTCAGAACTGTTTACGGTCTGAGAACAGGAGAGTTTTTTGAAATGCTGATTACAGAAAAATATATTGAACACAAGCGAAGGAAGTAATTCATTACCTGTTACATTCTAAATAATCTCAGACAGATATTATCTCCGTGAATCCCCCGCCTCCTTTCCGGTGCGCGGGGTTTTGTCTTTTTTCACCGGGAATACATGTATGAATCCGTCTGATGCCATTGAGGCGATTGAAAAACCACTTTCTTCCCTGCCTTACTCGCTTTCCCGTCACATCCTGGAACATCTGCGTAAACTCACTCACCACGAACCCGTGATTGGCATTATGGGTAAAAGCGGGGCCGGTAAATCCTCACTCTGTAATGCACTGTTTCAGGGGGAGGTCACCCCGGTCAGTGATGTTCACGCCGGCACCCGGGAAGTGCAGCGCTTCCGTCTGAGTGGCCATGGTCACAGCATGGTTATCACTGACCTGCCCGGGGTGGGCGAGAGCCGGGACAGGGATGCAGAGTATGAAGCCCTGTACCGTGACATTCTGCCTGAACTTGACCTGGTACTGTGGCTGATTAAAGCCGATGACCGTGCCCTGTCTGTGGATGAGTATTTCTGGCGACACATCCTGCACCGGGGACATCAGCAAGTGCTGTTTGTGGTGACGCAGGCCGACAAAACGGAGCCCTGCCATGAATGGGATATGGCCGGTATTCAGCCTTCTCCCGCACAGGCACAGAATATTCGCGAAAAAACGGAGGCGGTATTCCGTCTGTTCCGGCCCGTACATCCGGTTGTTGCCGTATCGGCCCGCACCGGCTGGGAACTGGATACGCTGGTCAGTGCGCTCATGACAGCGCTTCCCGACCATGCCGCCAGTCCCCTGATGACCCGCCTGCAGGACGAGCTGCGCACGGAATCTGTCCGGTCTCAGGCCCGTGAACAGTTTACCGGCGCGGTGGACCGGATATTTGACACGGCGGAGAGCGTCTGTATTGCCTCTGTTGCACGCACGGTTCTGCGAGCCGTCCGTGACACGGTGGTCTCTGTTGCCCGCGCTGTATGGAACTGGATTTTCTTCTGAACACTCTGCCAGGGGAAATGCCTGATTATATTGCATTAACAAACTGAAAACATGACACAAACACCTCATCCCCTTCCTGTTTCTCTTGCGTGACCGCCCTGCCATCAATAGAATAAAACGATCGATAAAACAGGTATCGATCGTTACTATCGATCGTTTATAGTGGTTAATGGTCTGCGAAAAGGCAGCTGAATCTCTTCATCATGCAGAACGGAATTGCACACAACGGACTGATACTTCTCTGGCGGATGAGAGAGGGGAAGCATTTATGTCCGGGAAAAACCACTTTATCTGACCATGCTGTTTTGTACCTGCCGGTATCCACATTTGTGGGTACCGGCTTTTTTATTCACCCTCTGTAAGGAAAAGCTGATGAAACGACATCTGAACACCAGCTACAGGCTGGTATGGAATCACATTACGGGCACCCTGGTGGTGGCTTCCGAACTGGCCCGCTCACGGGGAAAACGCACCGGTGTGGCGGTTGCTCTGTCTTTTGCTGCTGTCACGTCAGTCCCGGCACTGGCTGCTGACACAGTTGTACAGGCGGGAGAAACCGTGAGCGGCGGAACACTGGCAAATCATGACAACCAGATTGTCTTCGGTACGACCAACGAAATGACCATCAGTACCGGGCTGGAGTATGGGCCGGATAACGAGGCCAATACCGGCGGACAATGGATACAAAATGGCGGTACCGCCAACAACACTACTGTCACCGGTGGTGGTCTTCAGAGAGTGAATGCCGGAGGAAGCGTTTCAGACACGGTTATCAGTGCCGGAGGCGGACAGAGCCTTCAGGGGCAGGCAC is drawn from Citrobacter rodentium NBRC 105723 = DSM 16636 and contains these coding sequences:
- a CDS encoding replication regulatory protein RepB, producing the protein MNNEQMLIKCKDPRKCRFYAEYLNHKYPNEFPQFAPDNPQNCIRNVNAFLKEKYYKASNNSFGVFGSTAEEALSKEINELEIIAGQAILPEESFLWLKTDELATFFTWTTIYLSKEDHTNLPEINHNSSGIKNGIEVRKRRTVTDETLNTYKKSNLPDNPSSHNERIKVIISYFDSCHSLINKNAKSIYLEELRQAWLKKKSACQKFKWLLPDDDEMCQWFWTRLKQKQDETHPVHNPVTRWFIPSSTKEYYLASLVAFALWKEAPDTIELFRTRINHAWHQKKQKDKYRSDGKKAINIHIRSNAKEMLDELRTVYGLRTGEFFEMLITEKYIEHKRRK
- a CDS encoding GTPase family protein, with amino-acid sequence MNPSDAIEAIEKPLSSLPYSLSRHILEHLRKLTHHEPVIGIMGKSGAGKSSLCNALFQGEVTPVSDVHAGTREVQRFRLSGHGHSMVITDLPGVGESRDRDAEYEALYRDILPELDLVLWLIKADDRALSVDEYFWRHILHRGHQQVLFVVTQADKTEPCHEWDMAGIQPSPAQAQNIREKTEAVFRLFRPVHPVVAVSARTGWELDTLVSALMTALPDHAASPLMTRLQDELRTESVRSQAREQFTGAVDRIFDTAESVCIASVARTVLRAVRDTVVSVARAVWNWIFF